From the genome of Pelobates fuscus isolate aPelFus1 chromosome 6, aPelFus1.pri, whole genome shotgun sequence, one region includes:
- the TMUB2 gene encoding transmembrane and ubiquitin-like domain-containing protein 2 — MGMELPPPTMIEGLGDEVTVAVGIFILFLALILAWLSTYVAEGNDPLLGSLMPSGRREPVLGLSNSTPPTPEPQRSPEPQVEKPEEGEQGSGDEQGAGNDSANLDEMLDIQAVPNRDRSVPQQTHENRVGQDEGLEHGRDQESGQDLGKEEDESCMQELGVEEQTVQEIARGQELTKERIEEPQPEEGLISVRLKFLNDSEEVALVRPDDTIGTLKSKYFPGQESLMKLIYQGQLLHDSSQTLRSLHITDNCVIHCHRSQATVQSNPAGPESGGSSPEHAGLAPPIGNLMIPVFVVMLALIWYFRINYRQFFTAPATVSLVGVTVFFSFLVFGMYGR, encoded by the exons ATGGGGATGGAGTTGCCCCCTCCCACCATGATAGAGGGCCTCGGTGATGAGGTGACTGTAGCAGTTGGGATTTTCATCTTATTCTTGGCACTTATCCTAGCATGGTTGTCCACCTACGTGGCAGAAGGGAATGATCCACTTCTGGGTAGCCTAATGCCTAGTGGGCGCAGGGAGCCTGTCCTAGGACTAAGTAACTCAACTCCTCCCACGCCTGAACCTCAACGTTCTCCAGAGCCTCAAGTGGAAAAACCAGAAGAAGGAGAGCAAGGTTCAGGGGACGAACAGGGTGCAGGCAATGATAGTGCCAACCTGGACGAGATGCTGGATATCCAGGCAGTGCCAAACCGTGACCGTTCTGTGCCTCAACAAACTCATGAGAACAGAGTTGGGCAAGATGAGGGGCTAGAACATGGCAGAGACCAAGAGAGTGGACAGGATCTTGGCAAAGAGGAGGATGAAAGCTGTATGCAAGAACTTGGCGTGGAAGAGCAGACAGTGCAAGAAATTGCCAGGGGACAGGAACTTACAAAAGAGCGCATAGAAGAGCCCCAACCGGAAGAAGGACTTATCTCAGTTAGACTCAAGTTCTTGAATGACTCTGAAGAGGTGGCCCTGGTGAGACCCGATGACACAATTGGAACTCTGAAAAG TAAATATTTTCCCGGTCAGGAGTCACTGATGAAGCTTATCTACCAGGGACAACTTCTCCACGACTCCTCTCAAACCCTTCGCTCCCTCCATATTACAGACAACTGTGTTATTCACTGCCACCGTTCTCAGGCTACCGTCCAGTCCAACCCAGCTGGCCCTGAGTCAGGGGGGTCCTCTCCAGAACATGCTGGCCTTGCACCCCCCATCGGGAACCTGATGATCCCAGTCTTTGTGGTTATGTTGGCTCTGATCTGGTATTTCCGGATCAACTACCGTCAGTTTTTCACTGCGCCTGCCACAGTCTCATTGGTTGGTGTGACAGTGTTCTTCAGCTTCTTGGTTTTTGGCATGTATGGGCGATAA